The nucleotide sequence CCGCGCCGAGGTTGGGGAACACGCAGTAACGCTCTAGCCGGTCCTGCATGGACAAACCGTTGCGCTCCAGCGCTCGTGCCGCTCCGATGTTGTCAACGTGGCATGCGGCCCACACGCGATGCACGCTCGGATCCCGCTGTGCCTGTTCGATGAGCAAGTCCAGCGCCTCGGACGTGACATGTTGCCCCCACCAGCGGCGGCCGAGGGAGATGCCCAGCTGAACCTCGGGGCCCTCCGGCCGGATCCAGGTGCAGAACCCGACCGGATCGCCGGTGCTGCGCCAGTTGATGATCCAACCGCGATTGTTGTCGTCCATGCACAGCTCGGTGATGAAGTGCCTGGTCTGCTCGACGTCGGAATGCGTGTTGCACGAAAGGTAGCGCATCACTTCGTCATCCGAGGTGACCTCGAAGAACACGACATCGGCGTCGGTGGGCCGCAAGGGGCGCAGGATCAGCCGCGGGCCGGTGAGGATTTCATCGTCGGCAGTCGCCATAGGGGCCCCCTAATGCGGACCTTCATAGCCTACGTGGCCAGCCAGTCAGCACTTCTACGACCCGGACGACCATGACCGCTTCGGGCGCCCGCAGGGAGTTCTATCGGTAGTTGACGAACTGCAGCGCAACGTCCAGGTCGGCCTGCTTGAGCATGGCGATGACGGTCTGTAGGTCGTCGCGCTTCTTGCTGGTGACGCGAATCTCCTCGCCCTGGATCTGGGTCTTGACGCCCTTGGGGCCCTCGTCGCGGACGAGCTTGGTGATCTTCTTGGCGTCGTCACCGCTGATGCCCTGCTTGATGGCGCCGGTGACCTTGTAGGTCTTGCCGGATGCCTGGGGCTCGCCGGCGTCAAAGGCCTTCATCGAGATGTCGCGGCGGATGAGCTTTTCCTTGAAGACGTCCACCGCGGCCTTGACCCGCTCCTCGGTGGACGAGGTCA is from Mycobacterium marinum and encodes:
- a CDS encoding GNAT family N-acetyltransferase, yielding MATADDEILTGPRLILRPLRPTDADVVFFEVTSDDEVMRYLSCNTHSDVEQTRHFITELCMDDNNRGWIINWRSTGDPVGFCTWIRPEGPEVQLGISLGRRWWGQHVTSEALDLLIEQAQRDPSVHRVWAACHVDNIGAARALERNGLSMQDRLERYCVFPNLGAEPQDAFRFARTLR
- a CDS encoding YajQ family cyclic di-GMP-binding protein; amino-acid sequence: MADSSFDIVSKVDHQEVDNALNQAAKELATRFDFRGTDTKIAWKGDEAVELTSSTEERVKAAVDVFKEKLIRRDISMKAFDAGEPQASGKTYKVTGAIKQGISGDDAKKITKLVRDEGPKGVKTQIQGEEIRVTSKKRDDLQTVIAMLKQADLDVALQFVNYR